The Armatimonas rosea genome includes a window with the following:
- a CDS encoding ABC transporter permease, translating into MIHLALINLLRQRVRSLVTALGVAVAVGMLFLLLAFQRGYQSGLRTELDRLGAHLIVVPKGCPYDSASIALHGASWPCYLKSAYLTEVEHTPGVRVAAPVLMNAFFDPKTGGQSVYCGVTERILALRPGWRFAAGGFPKAPGGLLIGSELAKTRGWWLGQRVALPGIDKGSGTVAGILEPTQGPDDLFVYLPLPDAQRLFGRPGALTHILVRLDNPDTLDSVVSALRGCEAGLEMTVVPLAHLFETIQGLVRATRLLLGCIALAALLSAGAGVANTILMAVSERTREIGVLRAVGVSKQAVFGMIWVETLALCLAGSVLGIGLALLAATATESWLRGLLPYVPTDRLIAPELGTGLLCLAVGPVLGSLAALLPALRAAALSPALALKEVV; encoded by the coding sequence ATGATCCACCTGGCTCTGATCAACCTCCTGCGTCAGCGGGTGCGCTCCCTGGTGACGGCGCTTGGGGTGGCGGTGGCGGTTGGGATGCTCTTCTTGCTCCTGGCCTTCCAGCGTGGCTACCAGAGCGGCCTGCGCACCGAGCTCGACCGGCTGGGAGCCCACCTGATTGTCGTCCCCAAGGGCTGCCCCTACGACTCTGCCTCCATCGCGCTCCATGGGGCGAGCTGGCCCTGCTACCTCAAGTCGGCCTACCTGACCGAGGTCGAGCACACGCCGGGGGTCCGTGTGGCCGCTCCCGTGCTGATGAACGCCTTCTTCGACCCCAAGACCGGTGGGCAGAGTGTCTACTGCGGGGTCACCGAGCGGATTCTGGCCCTGCGCCCTGGCTGGCGCTTTGCGGCGGGAGGCTTTCCCAAAGCGCCGGGCGGGCTGCTGATTGGCTCGGAGCTGGCCAAGACACGGGGCTGGTGGCTCGGGCAGCGTGTCGCGCTCCCCGGGATCGACAAGGGATCGGGAACGGTTGCCGGAATCCTGGAGCCAACACAAGGCCCCGACGATCTCTTTGTCTACCTGCCCCTCCCCGATGCCCAGCGGCTCTTTGGCCGCCCGGGCGCACTGACCCATATCCTCGTCCGCCTCGACAACCCGGATACCCTCGACTCCGTGGTCTCGGCGCTCCGGGGCTGTGAGGCGGGGCTGGAGATGACGGTCGTCCCGCTGGCGCATCTCTTTGAGACGATTCAGGGGCTGGTGCGGGCGACGCGGCTCCTGCTGGGTTGTATCGCGCTGGCGGCTCTGCTCTCCGCAGGCGCCGGGGTCGCCAACACGATCCTGATGGCGGTCTCGGAGCGCACCCGCGAGATCGGGGTCCTGCGTGCTGTGGGGGTTTCGAAGCAGGCGGTCTTTGGCATGATCTGGGTGGAGACACTCGCTCTCTGCCTCGCCGGGAGTGTCCTGGGAATCGGGCTCGCCCTGCTCGCGGCCACAGCGACCGAGAGCTGGCTCCGCGGCCTCTTGCCCTATGTCCCCACCGACCGCCTGATCGCCCCCGAGCTTGGGACAGGGCTACTCTGCCTTGCGGTTGGACCGGTCCTAGGGAGCCTCGCGGCGCTCCTGCCCGCCCTGCGCGCCGCGGCGCTCTCCCCCGCACTGGCCCTGAAGGAGGTTGTATGA
- a CDS encoding thymidine phosphorylase, which produces MIPARDFPLQCWEGEGRGSNGRGQGILEGMNILEILAKKRDGAALSEAEIGFFIDAYTHGTIPDYQAAALLMAIYLRGMNTDETVALTLAMARSGQQLDLSGFPGALDKHSTGGVGDKTSLIVVPILAAAGVPVCKMSGRGLGHTGGTLDKLEAIPGLSVERSVEQMLAQVRAVGACIVGQTTQLAPADKKLYALRDATATVACLPLIVASILSKKLAGGAPAFLFDVKVGSGALMKTQSEAVALAEALVAGAEASGRRARALVTDMSQPLGRTIGNALEVAEAVALLTSPGDAEPRLKALCLELAGQGIALAQGGALDDGRRRAQKALESGAGRRAWDGLVRAQGGDPEATLPQALMVEELTLTETGYLQRIDTQALGEVVVRLGGGRVRKDDTINPAVGLELLVRLGEFVEGQPVVRVHAETQEAARLAQDAVRGALEVGGEPRDEPALVHQVL; this is translated from the coding sequence ATGATACCGGCTCGTGACTTCCCACTCCAGTGCTGGGAGGGCGAAGGCAGGGGAAGCAACGGGCGAGGGCAGGGTATCCTTGAGGGCATGAACATCCTAGAGATCCTGGCCAAGAAGCGCGATGGTGCCGCACTGAGCGAGGCGGAGATCGGGTTCTTTATCGACGCCTACACCCACGGCACGATCCCCGACTACCAGGCCGCCGCGCTCCTGATGGCGATCTACCTGCGTGGCATGAACACCGATGAGACCGTAGCCCTGACCCTGGCGATGGCACGCTCCGGCCAGCAGCTCGACCTCTCAGGGTTTCCCGGGGCGCTGGACAAGCACTCCACGGGTGGGGTGGGGGACAAGACCAGCCTGATTGTCGTGCCGATTCTGGCTGCGGCGGGCGTCCCGGTCTGCAAGATGAGCGGGCGGGGGCTAGGTCATACGGGGGGAACCCTCGACAAGCTGGAGGCAATTCCAGGGCTCTCCGTGGAGCGCAGTGTCGAGCAGATGCTGGCGCAGGTGCGCGCGGTCGGAGCCTGCATCGTCGGGCAGACCACGCAGCTCGCCCCCGCCGACAAGAAGCTCTATGCCCTGCGCGATGCCACGGCGACTGTCGCCTGCCTCCCGCTGATTGTCGCCTCGATCCTCTCCAAGAAGCTGGCGGGAGGCGCGCCCGCGTTTCTCTTCGATGTCAAGGTGGGAAGCGGTGCCCTGATGAAGACCCAGAGCGAGGCTGTCGCACTGGCGGAGGCTCTGGTCGCGGGTGCCGAGGCCAGTGGACGGCGCGCACGGGCGCTGGTGACCGACATGAGCCAGCCGCTCGGTCGGACGATTGGCAATGCGCTGGAGGTTGCGGAGGCGGTCGCGCTCCTGACGAGCCCGGGGGATGCCGAGCCTCGGCTCAAGGCACTCTGCCTGGAGCTCGCGGGGCAGGGGATCGCGCTGGCGCAGGGGGGCGCTCTGGACGACGGTCGGCGGCGCGCACAGAAAGCTCTGGAGTCTGGGGCGGGGCGACGGGCCTGGGACGGGCTGGTGCGGGCACAGGGCGGCGACCCCGAGGCCACTCTGCCCCAGGCTCTCATGGTCGAGGAGCTCACCCTCACGGAGACCGGCTACCTCCAGCGGATCGACACCCAGGCGCTCGGTGAGGTGGTTGTGCGGCTGGGCGGCGGGCGCGTCCGCAAAGACGACACGATCAACCCCGCCGTGGGGCTGGAGCTCCTCGTGCGCCTGGGAGAATTTGTCGAGGGCCAGCCGGTCGTGCGGGTCCATGCCGAGACCCAAGAGGCGGCGCGCCTTGCTCAAGACGCGGTGCGTGGGGCGCTGGAAGTGGGGGGCGAGCCACGAGACGAGCCAGCTCTCGTGCACCAGGTTCTGTAG
- a CDS encoding replication-associated recombination protein A, whose translation MDLFTEKLPSPENQSQAPSPDAPLAARMRPVVLEELAGQQHLLATGKALRQAIERDELRSVIFWGPPGCGKSTLASLIARSTRCHFESFSAVTGGVAEVRKLIEAARERRKAYRQRTLLFVDEIHRFNKSQQDAFLPHVEDGTIVLIGATTENPYFSVNAPLLSRARLYPFQALGEEDLAGLLRRALTDTERGLGARSLTIEPQALGYLAAAASGDARAALGALELAAALAEGTEITLADAEEAVGQRAIGYDKSGDAHYDMASALIKSIRGSDPDAAIYYLARMLEAGEDPRFLARRLVVLASEDIGCADPSALPLAMAGFQAVETIGLPECRLNLAHVTLYLAAAPKSNACTKALGRAQDDVRNAPFSGIPKPLRDSHAKGVKALGHGVGYLYPHDYPGGFVHQHYLPEGLPSDGEHYYQPTENGVEAKIKARLARLWDDEKIEENA comes from the coding sequence ATGGATCTCTTTACCGAAAAACTACCCTCCCCGGAGAATCAGTCTCAAGCTCCCTCCCCCGATGCACCCCTTGCGGCACGGATGCGCCCTGTGGTGCTGGAGGAGCTTGCCGGACAGCAGCACCTCCTCGCAACGGGAAAGGCTCTACGCCAGGCTATCGAGCGCGATGAGCTGCGCTCGGTGATCTTCTGGGGGCCGCCCGGCTGTGGGAAGTCCACCCTTGCGTCGCTGATCGCGCGCTCCACACGCTGTCACTTTGAGAGCTTCTCCGCGGTCACGGGGGGCGTGGCGGAGGTGCGCAAGCTGATCGAGGCGGCTCGGGAGCGGCGCAAGGCCTACCGCCAGCGCACCCTGCTCTTTGTCGATGAGATCCACCGCTTCAATAAGTCACAGCAAGATGCCTTCCTGCCCCATGTCGAGGATGGGACCATTGTCCTGATCGGGGCGACCACGGAGAATCCCTACTTCTCGGTCAATGCGCCGCTGCTCTCTCGGGCACGGCTCTACCCGTTTCAAGCCCTCGGCGAGGAGGATCTGGCGGGCTTGCTCCGGCGTGCCTTAACCGACACTGAACGCGGGCTCGGTGCTCGCTCACTGACGATTGAGCCCCAAGCGCTTGGGTATCTGGCGGCGGCGGCCAGTGGAGATGCACGGGCCGCGCTGGGCGCACTAGAGCTGGCCGCCGCGCTGGCAGAGGGCACGGAGATCACCCTCGCCGATGCGGAGGAGGCAGTCGGGCAGCGCGCGATTGGCTACGATAAGTCGGGGGATGCCCACTACGACATGGCCTCGGCCCTGATCAAGAGTATCCGCGGCTCGGACCCCGATGCGGCGATCTACTACCTAGCACGGATGCTCGAGGCCGGCGAGGACCCACGGTTTCTGGCGCGCCGCCTCGTGGTGCTGGCGTCGGAGGACATCGGGTGCGCCGACCCCAGTGCCCTCCCTCTCGCGATGGCGGGCTTTCAAGCGGTCGAGACGATTGGTCTGCCCGAGTGTCGCCTGAACCTGGCGCATGTCACGCTCTACCTGGCGGCGGCCCCCAAGTCGAATGCCTGCACCAAGGCACTAGGGCGCGCCCAAGACGATGTCCGAAACGCGCCGTTCTCGGGGATTCCCAAGCCGCTGCGCGATAGCCATGCCAAGGGAGTGAAGGCACTGGGACACGGGGTGGGCTATCTCTACCCCCACGACTACCCGGGGGGATTTGTGCACCAGCACTACCTCCCCGAGGGGCTGCCCTCGGACGGGGAGCACTACTACCAGCCGACGGAAAATGGGGTTGAGGCAAAGATCAAGGCACGGCTGGCTCGGCTCTGGGACGACGAAAAAATAGAGGAGAACGCGTAA
- a CDS encoding PEP-CTERM sorting domain-containing protein, which produces MKTPTKTCTILTLATLVGTGLINTAHAQQSDLSPAGIVLPAFQPQRVAPGRDRFLNDPALTTDALVESLKTNRTFRVNIAKHFGLPEERVVEFVQDALVPYILPKDTPVTNFGVTKTGLIYGKKMSLKKGTRVWATREGSPILKWICSNPLLTKIPVLPKKPTASIPKPLASPSGLQQVASNIVAPAGLEAIEGGELDLATPKTPIKVAKVPEPEKPITNIIEPKPTPPPVKPLSSIARTGLPLLPLAGVAGAIVRSVKQPESPADLKLIDPNAPVATGTATQRSGSLPNSVPEPGTLALAALGLAGLALRRRKH; this is translated from the coding sequence ATGAAAACTCCAACTAAAACCTGCACTATTCTAACTTTAGCAACTTTGGTGGGCACCGGTCTGATAAATACTGCCCATGCACAGCAGTCAGACCTCTCGCCGGCAGGTATCGTCCTACCCGCCTTTCAGCCGCAGCGTGTTGCCCCCGGCCGCGATCGCTTCCTCAACGACCCCGCTCTGACAACCGATGCGCTCGTGGAGTCGCTCAAGACCAACCGGACCTTCCGTGTCAATATCGCCAAGCACTTCGGCCTGCCCGAGGAGCGCGTGGTGGAGTTTGTTCAGGATGCCCTGGTGCCCTATATCCTGCCCAAGGACACCCCCGTGACCAACTTTGGGGTGACAAAGACAGGGCTGATCTACGGCAAGAAGATGAGCCTCAAGAAGGGAACCCGTGTCTGGGCCACCCGTGAGGGAAGCCCGATCCTCAAGTGGATCTGCTCTAACCCGCTCCTGACCAAGATCCCTGTCCTGCCCAAGAAGCCCACGGCGAGCATTCCCAAGCCCCTGGCCTCCCCGAGCGGGCTGCAGCAAGTGGCCTCGAATATTGTCGCGCCCGCCGGCCTAGAGGCGATCGAGGGCGGCGAGCTCGACCTCGCTACCCCCAAGACCCCCATCAAGGTCGCGAAGGTCCCTGAGCCGGAGAAGCCAATCACGAACATTATCGAGCCCAAGCCGACTCCGCCTCCGGTGAAGCCATTGAGCTCCATCGCGCGGACCGGGCTTCCTCTGCTCCCCCTCGCCGGGGTGGCGGGTGCGATTGTCCGCTCGGTCAAGCAGCCGGAGTCCCCCGCGGATCTGAAGCTAATCGACCCCAATGCCCCGGTTGCCACCGGAACCGCAACCCAGCGCAGTGGCTCGCTCCCGAACTCCGTCCCGGAGCCAGGAACTCTCGCCTTGGCCGCGCTCGGACTGGCGGGGCTGGCGCTACGACGGCGCAAGCACTAG
- a CDS encoding tetratricopeptide repeat protein has translation MLEALEQKWKEAATPKERVDAANQLAEYLVQADMTRCLALAEQACDEARAIGYVAGEAGALRHRAVCRLVQADLEGADEDYQDALELSRRAGLVDIEAASLLGLSTLRRKATDYTEAMRLLLQARQLRRQQGEFRGEVAALNNLGALCVELGTYDQAMAFLLEGLTIARQHQFQEYEVFCLSNIAGIKREAGDLEGAIADLGTCLALAEALGNRYVRPHLLAALCEAYLKQGRIEEALRVNEEALALASAGTDRQVELSLLVHLGTICDELGMPEAAEAAFTRALERTERLGDLERRLETLCQAAAFYQRQDRPAEARATFEEALARATAAGARRHLPRILHGLAALHPEGASAYRQQEEAIETELRLQAEQSRKLALEAVGG, from the coding sequence ATGTTGGAGGCGTTGGAGCAAAAGTGGAAGGAGGCGGCGACACCCAAGGAGCGGGTCGATGCCGCCAATCAGCTCGCGGAGTACCTGGTGCAGGCGGACATGACACGCTGTCTCGCGCTTGCGGAGCAGGCCTGCGACGAAGCCCGGGCTATTGGCTATGTGGCTGGCGAGGCCGGCGCGCTCCGGCACCGTGCCGTCTGCCGGCTGGTGCAGGCGGATCTTGAGGGGGCTGACGAGGACTACCAAGATGCGCTGGAGCTGAGCCGCCGCGCTGGGCTGGTCGATATCGAGGCGGCGTCGCTGCTGGGCCTGAGCACGCTCCGTCGCAAGGCCACCGACTACACCGAGGCGATGCGACTGCTCCTTCAGGCACGTCAGCTACGGCGCCAGCAGGGCGAGTTTCGGGGCGAGGTCGCGGCCCTCAATAACCTGGGGGCGCTCTGTGTGGAGCTCGGCACCTACGATCAGGCGATGGCCTTTCTGCTGGAGGGGCTGACCATTGCGCGCCAGCACCAGTTCCAGGAGTACGAGGTCTTCTGCCTCTCCAATATCGCCGGGATCAAGCGCGAGGCGGGAGACCTAGAGGGGGCGATCGCCGATCTGGGGACCTGCCTTGCTCTGGCGGAGGCGCTGGGGAATCGCTACGTGCGGCCCCACTTGCTCGCCGCGCTCTGCGAGGCCTATCTCAAGCAGGGGAGGATCGAGGAGGCGCTTCGGGTCAATGAGGAGGCTCTGGCGCTGGCGAGCGCCGGGACGGATCGTCAGGTCGAGCTCTCGCTTTTAGTGCACCTGGGGACGATCTGTGATGAGCTGGGGATGCCCGAGGCGGCGGAGGCGGCCTTCACCCGTGCTCTGGAGCGTACCGAGCGTCTGGGCGACCTGGAGCGACGCCTGGAGACTCTCTGCCAGGCCGCAGCCTTCTACCAGCGCCAGGACCGTCCCGCCGAGGCTCGGGCGACCTTCGAGGAGGCGCTAGCCCGGGCGACCGCGGCGGGGGCACGGCGTCATCTACCGCGCATTCTCCACGGCCTCGCCGCCCTCCACCCCGAGGGGGCCAGTGCCTACCGCCAGCAAGAAGAGGCAATCGAGACCGAGCTGCGCCTCCAGGCCGAGCAGAGCCGAAAACTCGCACTGGAGGCAGTGGGGGGCTAG
- a CDS encoding VanZ family protein, whose product MRRFVRFTLPLLLMLGMMFYVSGDWGSTKHTRPALRSILWRVAPALAARLHPEQVNRIDYDIRKTAHVTEYCLLAVLAYRAVRRDSLQFKSRQILFPILLGVGYAAGDEWHQSFVPSRTSSVEDILYDSLGVMIGSVLCQWRSQLQLLKQNRPHPQGVEPVERPEV is encoded by the coding sequence ATGCGTCGTTTTGTTCGCTTCACGCTTCCGCTCCTTTTGATGCTGGGAATGATGTTCTATGTCTCGGGAGACTGGGGCTCCACCAAGCACACACGCCCCGCCCTCCGAAGCATCCTCTGGCGAGTCGCCCCCGCCCTAGCCGCCCGGCTCCACCCCGAGCAGGTCAATCGTATCGACTACGATATCCGCAAGACCGCCCATGTCACGGAGTACTGCCTCCTCGCCGTGCTGGCCTACCGTGCCGTTCGTCGCGATAGCCTGCAGTTCAAGAGCCGCCAGATCCTCTTTCCGATTCTTCTTGGCGTGGGCTACGCTGCGGGCGATGAGTGGCACCAGAGCTTTGTGCCGTCGCGCACCAGCTCGGTGGAGGACATTCTCTACGATAGCCTGGGCGTGATGATCGGCAGTGTGCTGTGCCAGTGGCGCTCCCAGCTCCAGCTGCTGAAACAAAACAGGCCCCACCCTCAGGGAGTGGAGCCTGTCGAGCGACCAGAGGTCTAG
- a CDS encoding ABC transporter permease, with the protein MLALALKNLTRRPVRSLLTLSGLASAVAFLVCLLAFSESYRSGLRRELDGMGMQLMLVPLGCPFDAAAQVLKGRALETSLPQSALTQARRDPAVALASPVFAAALPRPTLGRTDLWVGVDDTARQLRSWWRLAGGRWPEKPDDVLLGAEAAQTELREPGDRLYSPETGRTFTVCGVLTRSGTSDDSQFFVPLATAQAMFHQPERLTAVAVRLTDPAQLGAASKRLQEIPGAQVVTLTEMMGTFLNLMGAARALMLGVALVAVAIGALTVFNTLLASTLERTRELGVLRALGVSRGAVFGLVAQEALLLALLGTLAGFALATLLGPAIERLVRPFLPLSPTTPLPALTPTTVAQCLALMLGVGLLAGLFPAWRACRVPPAEALRQR; encoded by the coding sequence ATGCTGGCACTCGCTCTTAAGAACCTGACACGCCGCCCCGTGCGCTCGCTGCTGACCCTCAGCGGGCTCGCCAGTGCGGTCGCTTTTCTTGTCTGCCTGCTGGCGTTCTCCGAGAGCTACCGGAGCGGGCTACGGCGGGAGCTCGATGGCATGGGGATGCAGCTCATGCTGGTTCCCCTGGGCTGCCCCTTCGATGCCGCAGCCCAGGTCCTCAAGGGTCGCGCCCTGGAGACATCGCTTCCCCAGAGCGCACTCACCCAGGCCCGCCGCGACCCCGCCGTGGCGCTGGCGTCCCCGGTCTTTGCCGCCGCCCTTCCCCGCCCGACTCTGGGCCGCACCGATCTCTGGGTGGGTGTGGACGATACCGCGCGGCAGCTGCGCTCCTGGTGGAGGCTCGCCGGGGGGCGCTGGCCCGAGAAGCCCGACGATGTCCTGCTCGGGGCGGAGGCAGCCCAGACCGAGCTGCGTGAGCCCGGCGACCGTCTCTACAGCCCCGAGACCGGGCGCACCTTCACGGTCTGTGGGGTCCTCACCCGAAGCGGCACCAGCGACGATAGCCAGTTCTTTGTGCCTCTGGCGACGGCGCAGGCGATGTTCCACCAGCCGGAGCGCCTCACCGCAGTCGCCGTGCGCCTCACCGATCCCGCACAGCTCGGGGCGGCGTCCAAGCGCCTCCAAGAGATTCCCGGTGCACAAGTAGTCACCCTCACCGAGATGATGGGGACCTTTCTCAACCTCATGGGAGCGGCTCGTGCCCTGATGCTCGGGGTGGCGCTGGTCGCGGTGGCCATTGGGGCGCTCACGGTCTTCAACACGCTCCTGGCCTCGACCCTGGAGCGTACCCGCGAGCTCGGTGTCCTTCGTGCGCTTGGGGTCTCGCGCGGCGCAGTCTTTGGCCTGGTCGCCCAAGAGGCCCTGCTTTTGGCTCTCCTGGGGACACTCGCGGGTTTTGCCCTCGCCACTCTGCTTGGGCCGGCAATCGAGCGCCTTGTCCGTCCGTTCCTCCCTCTCTCCCCCACGACTCCCCTGCCCGCGCTCACCCCCACCACCGTGGCGCAGTGCTTGGCGCTCATGCTCGGCGTGGGGCTGCTCGCGGGGCTCTTTCCGGCGTGGCGCGCCTGCCGTGTCCCGCCCGCGGAGGCACTGAGGCAGCGATGA
- a CDS encoding DUF1559 domain-containing protein: MKKAFTLIELLVVIAIIAILAAILFPVFGKAREKARQTSCVSNVRQMGTAWMMYVQDYDETFPPNNSPAAANSEWALRPGGAFPCKPCRPINKVTGKPYDPRVFAMPYVKNDQMFRCPSDVGIPTSIVDEPSKGQPVWKSEGSSYCLNTVVNRLGTLAAIPEPADTYMGAEIYGWHGDDAAKRWSTATGHPNRVAYFVDGHARTVGEAFIAKQCAPPAAPGVGLVP, from the coding sequence ATGAAAAAAGCATTTACGCTCATTGAGCTCTTGGTAGTGATCGCCATTATCGCGATTCTCGCCGCCATTCTCTTCCCCGTCTTTGGCAAGGCCCGCGAGAAAGCCCGCCAGACCAGCTGCGTCTCCAATGTCCGCCAGATGGGAACCGCCTGGATGATGTATGTCCAGGACTACGACGAGACCTTTCCGCCCAATAACTCCCCCGCCGCCGCCAACTCCGAGTGGGCTCTTCGACCCGGTGGAGCGTTCCCCTGCAAGCCGTGCCGCCCGATCAATAAGGTCACCGGCAAGCCCTACGATCCCCGTGTCTTTGCCATGCCCTATGTCAAGAACGACCAGATGTTCCGCTGCCCCAGCGATGTGGGCATCCCCACCAGTATCGTGGACGAGCCCAGCAAGGGCCAGCCGGTCTGGAAGTCCGAGGGCTCCAGCTACTGCCTGAACACCGTGGTCAACCGCCTCGGGACCCTGGCTGCGATCCCCGAGCCCGCCGACACCTACATGGGCGCCGAGATTTATGGCTGGCACGGGGACGATGCCGCCAAGCGCTGGTCGACGGCAACGGGCCATCCCAACCGGGTCGCGTACTTTGTCGATGGCCATGCCCGGACGGTGGGTGAGGCATTTATCGCCAAGCAGTGTGCTCCTCCTGCAGCCCCCGGAGTCGGTCTTGTTCCCTAA
- a CDS encoding GtrA family protein has translation MRQLLQRPGFRQLIKFCLVGVSSFIIDASLLSLLHFRVGMPVAVAGTISFLCAVTNGYIWNSRWTFQDRQGDSKKQYPKFLATNVVGWVLNLTIMTLTILLAMRLGVMHTQRTTSEILQLIATGQGKSEFSWPVLMGAKVVATVIVVAWNFTAARLWTFRSVDK, from the coding sequence GTGCGACAGCTACTGCAGAGGCCAGGCTTCCGACAGCTTATCAAGTTTTGTTTGGTGGGGGTCTCTTCCTTCATAATTGATGCGAGCTTACTGAGCTTGCTTCACTTTCGTGTGGGAATGCCTGTAGCGGTCGCCGGGACTATCTCTTTTCTCTGTGCGGTAACCAATGGATATATCTGGAATAGTCGCTGGACATTCCAAGACCGCCAAGGAGATAGTAAGAAGCAATACCCCAAGTTTCTCGCAACGAATGTGGTCGGCTGGGTGCTCAACCTGACCATCATGACCCTGACCATCCTACTGGCGATGCGTCTTGGCGTGATGCATACCCAGCGAACGACCAGCGAGATTCTCCAGCTAATCGCGACAGGCCAAGGCAAGAGTGAGTTTAGCTGGCCCGTGTTGATGGGGGCAAAAGTGGTGGCCACCGTGATTGTGGTTGCCTGGAATTTTACGGCGGCACGTCTGTGGACATTCCGCAGCGTTGATAAGTAA